One part of the Capricornis sumatraensis isolate serow.1 chromosome 13, serow.2, whole genome shotgun sequence genome encodes these proteins:
- the PKIB gene encoding cAMP-dependent protein kinase inhibitor beta: protein MRTDSPKMTDVEPVVSNFASSARAGRRNAVPDIQGSTAAGGTLEELPVKLEALSVKEDVKKKDEETAQDQLEKPKDEGK, encoded by the exons ATGAGGACAGATTCACCCAAAATGACGGATGTGGAGCCTGTGGTCAGCAATTTTGCATCATCAGCACGGGCAGGTCGCCGAAATGCTGTCCCAGACATCCAGGGTTCAACTGCTGCAGGCGGGACCTTGGAGGAGTTGCCCGTCAAACTGGAAGCCCTATCCGTGAAGGAAG atgtgaaaaagaaagatgaagaaacagcACAAGATCAATTGGAAAAGCCCaaagatgaaggaaaatga